The sequence CTTGAAGAAAATGTACAAATTAAAAGATTCAATGAAGAGGGTAGAGCAAGGCGACTTTTCGGTAGATGTGGATGTTGATGGACAAGATGAGATTTCGGAGCTGGCATTTCATTTTAAAAGCCTCCTTGGCAAAATGAATGGATTGATCGCCGAAGCTGTCAATAAACAGGCAACTGCCAAGGAAACAGAATTAAGGGCTCTGAAAACCCAAATTGATTCACATTTCCTTTATAACACTTTGGAAAACATCAAGATGATGGCAGAAATAGAAGGAGAGTATGCTATATCTGATGCAGTGACCTCCCTTGGGGAAATGATGCGCTATAATCTTAAATGGAAAAATGATTTTGTGATTCTTGAAGAAGAACTGAATTATATAAAAAATTACGTGGACATTATGAATCTCCGTTTGGATGGACTGCTAACCTTGAATATTGATGTGCCCCATGAACTGCTTGACCAGGAAGTACTGAAAATGTCACTGCAGCCAATCATTGAGAATGCCATTAAGCATGGAATCATCCCTAACGACAAGAAAGCACAGGGAATACTGCAGGTGAGTGCGAGGTACTCCGCTGATTATGTCATTATTGAAATAAAGGATAATGGAGTAGGGATGACAGCTGAAGAGTATGAAATCCTAAATAAATCCATCCAGGCAGGACAGGGAGGTCAAAGTCCTGGTTCTAAAGGTGGAAATGGCATTGGAGTCCATAATGTGAATGAGAGAATCCAGCTTTACTATGGGACAGAGTACGGAGTATTGGTTTCTAGTGTTAAAGGCGAATTCACGATGGTGACTGTAACATTGCCTTGCAAAATTATGAAAGGGGGCAGCCAAAGTGTATAAAGTCCTTATAGCTGATGATGAGAAAAATATTAGATTGGGCATACAGGCGATGATCAATAGAGAATATCCTGAGTTTGCAACCTCTATTGCAGGTGATGGCCAGGAAGCCCTTGAAACCATAATGGAAAATGAACCCGATATAGTCATCACTGATATTAAAATGCCGAGGCTGGATGGTATCCAGTTAATCAAGGAACTTCAACAACGGAAAATCCAATCGTCAATAGTAATCCTTAGCGGATATGATGACTTTACGTATGCCAAGGAAGCGATCAAACATAAGGTAAAGGATTACTTGCTTAAGCCTGTCAACAGAATAGAGTTATTCAAAACCTTGAATATGATCATAGAAGAAATGGAACATAGGCAGAAAATGACCTACCAGCACATGGATGAATACCGTGCCAGTCAACTGAATTACATTTTGCTAAATCCTAATATTCAACAAGAAGTTGTGGAAGATCTTTATAGGAAAATGAAAATTGAATCCTATCCTCATGGTTATTATGTAGGGATCATTGAGGCGGATGGGGATGTAGAAGGAGAGGATTTTCTCGGTAAAATTAATCAGCTGATTCTGCCAAATAACTCCACTATCCCATTTCTTGATAAAGATGGTCGAGTAACAATTATTTCAGCAGACATTGAATTATTTACCCGATTGAAAGAACACCTTGGCAGAGACAGGCATCTGGTTTTTAGCATAGGAATCAGTGAAAAGGAACAGGACTTAAGGGAATTGAAAAAGACATATGGTCAGGCAGCCACGGCCTTAAAGTATCATTTCCTTTATCCGCGCAGACAGATTATTTTATTTGAAAATGTTAAGGGAAAACCGGATGTCCCATTACTGCCGGTCGACTTGATCAATAGGATTTCTAATATGCTGGGAACTGAACGGGAAAATGAAATCAAGACCAACCTGAGACAAGTCATGGACTTCGATATCATCGCGCATAGCAATATCAGTTATCTTGAAAACCTTAACAGGGAAATAAATGATACGATTTTCAAAGGCTTCTTTAAACGCTTGGGAGACGAATCGCTTGTGACGTTTGAGCTGTTGAATAAAATAGATAATATATATAACTTTGATAGCTTCCATGAATATTTCCATGCCCTTGAAGATCTGCTGATGAGAATCCACGAATATAATAAGCAAATGAAGTCCGTCTATTCAGAGCAAAAATATATGGACCGGGCCATAGCTTATATTAGGGAGAATTACCATAAGGATTTGAATTTAGCAGTCGTCGCCAACTACATTTCTTTGAATTATTCCTATTTCAGTCATATGTTCAAGGAGTATATCGGACAAAACTTCGTGGACTATTTGAAAATGGTCAGAGTGGAGAATGCAAAAAAGCTGCTGAAGGAAAGCGATTTTAAGATACTGGAAATCAGTGAGATGGTAGGCTACAAAAACCCTAAGCAATTTGCCAGGGTGTTCCGCGAAGTAGAAGGAATATCGCCAAAAGAATATCGGGAAATGAATGGATGAAGAGGGCTTAATAGGCTCTCTTTTTTGTTTTTTTAAGTTATTGCTGAATGTCTAGATGCAGATGGCAAGATCGCAACAAAAGAATGATTTGGCACTGAAGCACTCCTAAGCAGCATCTGTAAAGTCCCATTTTGTCCGAAGCAGCTCCGTGTTCGGGCAATAGATTATCAGTGTGGCTTCACATTGTCGGAAGTCACTCCAAGTTCGGACAAGAGATCGCTGGTGGCACTTCATTTTGTCCGAAGTCATCCCAAGTTCGGACAAAAGATCGTCAGTGTGGCTTCACTTTGTCCGAAGCAGCCCTGTGTTCGGACGCAGCAAAGGACAGTTTAATAGGAGGTGTTACTACACGGATAAACACTCTTCTAAAATATTGACACCCTAAACAAAATTCTCTATCTCAAGATACATTGCTGGCAAAGGTAGAATAGGAGTTGAGATATGTTTTGTCGGGGCAATCAGTTTTTTCAGAAAGGGGCAGTTTAGGTGGAGCAAAAAAATCAGAGCGAATTAAATAAAGAAATGATGGCGCTTTCAAAAACTGATGCAAAGTGGAGCCTTGTCTGGGAAGAGACCTTTGATCTTCCTGATATAGATGAAAGTAAGTGGAATTTCGTTGAAGCTGGAACGGGGTTTGGGAATGAAGAGTCCCAGTTCTATACAAGACGGAAAGAAAATGCTCGGATTGAAAATGGCATGCTGGTCATTGAGGCGAGGAAGGAAAAGTATAACGGGATGGATTATACATCCGCCAAATTGACGACCAGAGGCAAGGGAGCCTGGACATACGGGCGATTTTCAATTCGGGCGAAGTTGCCGGAAGGTCAGGGTATCTGGCCTGCCATCTGGATGATGCCAGAGGATATGGAATTGTATACGGGATGGCCTGCCTGCGGGGAAATCGACATAATGGAGCAGATTGGCCACCAGCCAGGTACGGTCTATGGAACTCTTCACTATGGAATGCCTCACACATATACAGGAGAAAACTATACGCTTCCAGGAAACAGGAAGTTCTCGGATGATTTCCATGTTTTCACCCTTGATTGGGAACCTGGAGAGTTCAGATGGTATGTGGACGATGTCCTATATGCAAGGCAAACTGAATGGTTCAGCAAGGCCAGGGAATCAGAGAAACAGCAGCCTGGATTTGCCCCGTTTGACCGCGATTTCTACATGCAGCTTAACCTTGCTGTTGGGGGAAAGTGGCCTGGATATCCTGATGGAACAACACAGTTTCCTCAGCAAATGACAGTTGATTGCATCAAAGTATACAAAAGAGAAGAATAAACAGAGGTGAACAAATGATGATCAATTTTTCTAAGGATTTTATTTTTGGTACAGCAACATCCTCCTATCAAATTGAAGGAGCCTATCAGGAAGATGGCAGAAGCCTTTCTATATGGGACACGTTTTCCAGGACACCAGGAAAGGTCTTCAATATGGATAACGGAGATGTCGCCTGTGACCATTATCACTTATATGAAAAGGATATAGAGATTTTAAAGACACTTGGTGTGGATTCCTACCGCTTCTCGATTGCCTGGCCAAGGATTTTCCCGGAGCAGGGCAAATATAACGAAGCTGGAATGGACTTTTACAAAAAGCTTATTACACTCTTGAATGAAAATGGCATTAAGCCTGCTGTTACGCTTTACCACTGGGATTTGCCAATGTGGGCCCATGAAAAAGGCGGCTGGACAAACAGGGAATCCGTCAATTGGTTCCTAGAGTATGCTGAGAAATGTTTTGAAGAACTTGATGAGCATGTAGAAATGTGGATTACCCATAATGAACCGTGGTGCGCAGGTTTCCTTGGTTACCATCAGGGAGTCCATGCTCCAGGACATACCAATATGGAAGAGGCGGTGAAGGCAGTCCATCATATGCTTCTGTCCCATGGAGAAGCTGTTTCCCTGCTCAAAGGAAAGTTTGCTTCGAAAACTCCAATCGGGATTACGCTGAACCTGTCACCGATGTACCCGGCAAGCAATTCTGCCAATGATCAGCTCGCTGCCAATAATGCCGATGGCTACACGAACAGATGGTTCCTGGATCCAGTGCTAAAAGGATCATACCCACCGGATATGATGAACCTTTTCTCCAAATATGTTCACTCCTTCGACTTCATTCAGGAGGGCGACTTGGAGAAGATTTCGGTGGAATGTGATTTCTTTGGAATCAACTATTATAATCGCAGTCTTGTTGAATTTAACTCAGCTTCGGACTTCCTGTTCAAGAGTGCATACTCGGATTATCCAAAGACCGGAATGGGATGGGATATATCGCCTGCAGAGTTTAAAGAACTGATTCACCGCTTGCGAAAGGAGTATACGAATCTGCCCATCTATATAACTGAAAATGGCTCGGCTTTCGATGACCATGTGTCAGAGGACCACCGTGTCCATGATTCCGAGAGACAGGACTATGTTGAAAAGCATATTCGTGCGGTTGCCGAGCTTAATGAAGAGGGCATGAACATCGCCGGATATTATCTTTGGTCATTACTCGATAATTTTGAATGGGCATTTGGCTACGACAAACGTTTTGGGATTACTTATGTCGATTTCGAAACGCAGGAAAGAATCCTTAAAGATAGCGGTCACCGTTATGCAGAAATTATCAGGAACCGTTCAATTTAAATCCAATGACTTCGGAGTGATCAAAAATGGAAAGATACCGCTTTGATGAAAATCAATATTTTGTAATACAGGAATTCGAACAGGCAAAAACATTCTCAAGCTTCCTTCCTGGCCTGGCAGGGTTATACGGTATACCAATGTGGGCGTTCTATGTCAATCGCGGGCAGGGAATCGTCAGCTTTGGTGTGCAGGATAAAAATCATGCTATAACTGAATTTTTTCCCGCAAACCAGGCGTATCAAAGGGTAGCAGCTAATGGTTTCCGCACATTCATCAAGCTGAATGGAAATACCGTTTTCGAGCCATTCTCTTCGTACGGCAGCAAAAAAGACCGGAACAGAACGATGTATATAAAAGAAAATGAAATGAAGCTGGAAGAAATCAACCATCAATATGGAGTAAAAACAGTTGTAACGTACTATACGCTTCCAAATGAGAACTTTGGCGCTCTGGCAAGGAAGGTGGAAGTCGAGAACCTTTCAGAGGAACCGACTGAAATGGAGCTGCTTGATGGGCTTCCTGGGATCATCCCGTTCGGAATTGATGACGCTGCCTATAAAGCAGTCGGGAATACGCTTAAAAGCTGGATGGATGTATTCAATCTTGAAAATGGAATTCCATACTACCGAGTCCGCTCATCAACGAATGATTCGGCTGAAGTGGAAGAGGTCTCAAAGGGACATTTTTATTTAAGCTTTGATAATGAAGGTCAGCTGATCAAACCAATCGTGGATGCGGACTTGATTTTTGGTTCGAACAGTTCCTTGTCTTATCCTGATGAGTTTGAAAAAATGTCTATCCCAGAGTTATTAGCAGCTGAACCTGTAACTTCGAATAAGGTTCCTTGCGGTTTTTCCGGAATAGGCAGTGTGCTTGAACCGGGTCGGAAACTAAGCTTACATACACTGATCGGCCATACGAAGGATATTCAAATCATCAATGAAAAAGCAGCTGACATTAGAGCTGTCGGATATTTCGAAAGGAAATACGAAGAAGCGCAGAGCCTTGTTACGGAGATTACGAAGGATGTTGCAACAAAGACAGCGTCACCGCTGTTCGATGCCTATGTAAACCAGAGCTATCTTGACAATGTGCTGCGCGGCGGCTTTCCAATTGAATTGGAGACGGATGATTCAGCCTTTACTTATTATGTTTTTTCCCGAAAGCACGGAGACCTTGAGCGGGATTACAACTTTTTCTCCCTTGCTCCTGAATACTTCTCGCAGGGGAACGGCAACTTCCGTGATGTGAACCAGAACCGCAGGAATGATGTGTTTTTCCATCCTGAGACAGGAGACTACAATATCAAGCTGTTCATGAGCCTGATCCAGGCGGACGGCTATAACCCGCTCGTTGTAAAGGGAGCAAGCTTTGAACTAAAAGATCACTCTGATTGGAGATGGCTGGATGAGTTGGTCCCGGTCCAAAAGGATGCGGATTTCATTAAAAAGAAACTGAGTGGAACCTATACACCCGGCGATTTGCTTCAAACGATATCGGACAGTGACATTCAGCTTTCCTCATCACTTCCGGATTTCCTGAAAAAAGTTCTTTCACGGAGCTCCCAGAACATTGAAGCGGAGTTTGGAGAAGGTTACTGGATGGACCACTGGACTTACAATCTCGACCTGATCGAAAACTATTTGAAGGTATATCCGGAAAATAAAGCGCAGCTATTATTTAATGATTTTGGCTACAAATACTTCCACAGTCCTGTGTTTGTGAATCCGCGTTCTGAAAAATATGTCCTGGCTAATGGCAAGGTCCGCCAATACGATGCGATCACTGAATTTGGTCACCAGCAAGGTTCAGATTGGGTGAGGAGACAGGACGGTGAGTTCTTTACATCCAATCTTTACAGCAAACTGTTTTCACTGGCATTGCTGAAATTTTCTACATTGGATCCTTATGGTATGGGTGTGGAAATGGAAGCAAATAAGCCAGGCTGGAATGATTCCATGAATGGCCTGCCGGGAATATTCGGTTCAGCTATGAGTGAGACATTAGAGCTGAAGCGCCTGCTTGAATTCGTCATTGCTTCAGGAGAGGCTGCTGAACTGGATATTACTCTTCCTGCAGAAGTCGCCGATCTGGCTGAGACAGTTGTGGAGTTCCTGAATCAATTTGAAAATGGCGAACTCGATGATTACAGCTACTGGAACCATACAGCGGCTGCCCGTGAAAAATACCGCGAGTTAGTGAAAAACGGCTTTGAAGGTACGGAAAAGAATATTGAGTTACAAAAGCTTACTGCCTATGCTAAGCAAATGCTTCTTAAAACCAAAGCGGGAATTGACAAGGCAACAGAGCTTGGCAATGGGCTGATTCCAACTTATTTCTCTTTCGAAGCAGTTGACTGGGAAAAAATCGTCGATGACAGCGGAAATGAAAAACTGAATAAAAAGGGCTTGCCTTTAGTCAAGGTCAATAGCTTTGAAGTTTCTGTTCTTCCGCATTTCCTTGAAGGTCCGGCAAGGGCATTGAAGACTGCTGATCCAGAAACAGCTAGGTCGACATATCAGCATGTAAGAAACTCGGAAATTTACGACAGCAAGCTGAAAATGTACAAAACTTCCGGATCTCTTGAAGACCAAACCTTTGATATCGGCCGAGCGAGGGCATTCACTCCAGGATGGCTTGAGCGGGAATCCATCTTCATGCATATGGAATTCAAGTATTTGCTCAGTGTTCTGAAGTCGGGATTGTATGAAGAGTTCTATGAAGATATCAACTATGCAATGCCGCCATTCATGGATGCAGAAGTGTACGGAAGAAGTGTACTGGAGAATTCATCCTTCATTGCAAGCAGCGTGAACCCTGATTCCAGCCTCCATGGACAAGGTTTTGTCGCGAGGCTGAGTGGAACAACGGCAGAATTCTTAAGCATCTGGCAGTTGATGATGATGGGGAAAAAGCTTTTTGACGTAAATAAAGAAGGGTTGATACTGAAGCTTGAGCCGATTCTTCCTTCATGGCTTTTCGATTCTGAGGGAAAGGTGCATTTTACAATGCTGGGCAAGATACAGGTAACCTATCATAATCCATCAAGGAGAAATACTTTTGGAGACGATGGGGCAAAGACATCAAGGTATGTGCTCCATATGAATGGCGAAGAGGTTGAGATTCATGGCGGGCATCTGCAAGAATCCTATGCACAAGCTGTCAGGGATGGAAAAGTATCAAGGATGGATGTTTACCTAGATTAATAGATGAGGTGCTGACACATGGAATTAAAGATGATCCAGAGTGCTAAAAATACCGGAGAGCGCTTTGCTGACAAGGGTAATATTTCTGTTATAGATGAGCCTGTCCAAGATTTTGTGCTGAAGCTTGATCCAGAAAAGAGATATCAAAGCTTCATGGGATTCGGCGGTGCTTTTACAGAAGCAGCTGCTTACACTCTGGCACAAATCCCCAGGGAAGAACGGGCAAAAGTAATCAACAGCTATTTTAACCAGGAGACAGGTCTTGGTTACAGCCTGGGCAGGACCCATATCCATAGCTGCGATTTTGCTTTGGAGAATTACACCTATGTAGAAGAGAATGACACGGAACTTAAAACCTTTTCAATAGAGCGTGAAAATAAATATGTACTGCCGCTTATCAAGGATGCTGTAAAGGCCAGGGGGGAGGGGCTGACAATCCTTTCTTCTCCCTGGAGCCCTCCAGCCTGGATGAAGACGAATAATGAAATGAACAATGGCGGGAAGCTGAAGCCTGAATTTTACGATACATGGGCTTTGTATTACACGAAATACATCAAGGCCATGGAATCAGAAGGAATCCCGATTTGGGGAATCACTGTTCAAAATGAGCCGGAGGCAACTCAAGTGTGGGATTCCTGCAGATATAGTGCAGAAGAAGAACGCGACTTCGTAAAAAAACATTTGGGACCTTTGATGGAGCGTGAAGGCCTGGATGATAAGAAAATCATCATCTGGGATCATAACAGGGATATCGCTTATGAAAGGGCAAAGACTATTTTGGAAGATTCCGAGGCTGCAAAGTATATTTGGGGCACAGGTCTGCACTGGTATGTTTCGGAAGAATTCGAGAATCTGAGCAGAATTCATGATGACTTCCCTGAGAAGCACCTGATTTTCACAGAAGGCTGCATTGAAGGAGGAGTCCAGCTTGGTGCCTGGCATACAGGAGAACGGTACGCACGGAACATCATGGGCGATATCAATAATTGGCTTGAAGGCTGGATTGACTGGAATATCGTCCTTAACGCACAGGGCGGGCCGAACCATGTCGGCAATTATTGCGATGCACCGGTCATCGTCGATACCAAAACCGGAGAGGTTCACTATAACAGCTCCTTTTATTATATTGGACACTTCAGCAAATACATTAAGCCGAACGCTGTTAGAATCGGACATGAACTAAACCATGAATCTTTAAAAGCAGTATCCTTCCAAAATGAGGATGGCTCCATTGTCGCGGTCGTCATGAATGATGCAGACACCACAGAGTCATTCTCACTTTCGGTCGTAGGCAAGACTGCCAAAGCTGATCTGCCCGATCATTCGATTACAACATTCATTATAGAAAATTAAAGCCTGCTGCCTCCTTGTCATGACAAAATATGCATTACGCAAAGTGATTAACATGAAAAGGAGGTGGTTTTACTTTTGGAAAGCTGAACGCTTGTAAAACAATGAAGGAGGAATTGGTATGAAGAAGACCCTGGCTCTTTTGTTAAGTGTCATGACGATTTTGCCGGCAGCCAGTTTCGCGGCGCCTAAAGAAAACCCGGGAAATGAAGAAGTGAAAAACAAACGGAATAAATCCGAGTGGTCTCTTGTCTGGTCAGATGAGTTCAATGGCACGCAAATTGATCGCAGCAAATGGACCTATGACATTGGCAACTGGATCGTGGACGAGGCTGGAAACGGTGTAACTTCAGGCTGGGGAAACAATGAAAAAGAGTATTATACGGATGCAAGTGAAAACGCTTTTATCGAAGATGGCAAGCTAGTGATAAAAGCGAAAAAAGAGCAGGTTTCTGATCAATTCGGCACGTATGATTATACTTCTGCAAAATTAAAGACCAAGGGCCTGTTCAGCAAAAAATACGGCCGATACGAAATCAAGGCGAAACTGCCAACAGGCAAAGGGCTTTGGCCTGCGATCTGGATGCTTCCTGAAGAAGACAAATATGGTTCATGGGCAGCATCCGGTGAAATCGATATTATGGAAGCGTGGGGGAGCAGTCCGCATAAAGTGGCAGGTACAATCCATTATGGTGAAGGCTGGCCAAATAACAAGTATACCGGCAAGGAATTCGAACTTCCGAAAAACAGGGGAATCGATAAGTGGCATACATATGCGCTTGAGTGGGAACC comes from Mesobacillus jeotgali and encodes:
- a CDS encoding cellobiose phosphorylase — protein: MERYRFDENQYFVIQEFEQAKTFSSFLPGLAGLYGIPMWAFYVNRGQGIVSFGVQDKNHAITEFFPANQAYQRVAANGFRTFIKLNGNTVFEPFSSYGSKKDRNRTMYIKENEMKLEEINHQYGVKTVVTYYTLPNENFGALARKVEVENLSEEPTEMELLDGLPGIIPFGIDDAAYKAVGNTLKSWMDVFNLENGIPYYRVRSSTNDSAEVEEVSKGHFYLSFDNEGQLIKPIVDADLIFGSNSSLSYPDEFEKMSIPELLAAEPVTSNKVPCGFSGIGSVLEPGRKLSLHTLIGHTKDIQIINEKAADIRAVGYFERKYEEAQSLVTEITKDVATKTASPLFDAYVNQSYLDNVLRGGFPIELETDDSAFTYYVFSRKHGDLERDYNFFSLAPEYFSQGNGNFRDVNQNRRNDVFFHPETGDYNIKLFMSLIQADGYNPLVVKGASFELKDHSDWRWLDELVPVQKDADFIKKKLSGTYTPGDLLQTISDSDIQLSSSLPDFLKKVLSRSSQNIEAEFGEGYWMDHWTYNLDLIENYLKVYPENKAQLLFNDFGYKYFHSPVFVNPRSEKYVLANGKVRQYDAITEFGHQQGSDWVRRQDGEFFTSNLYSKLFSLALLKFSTLDPYGMGVEMEANKPGWNDSMNGLPGIFGSAMSETLELKRLLEFVIASGEAAELDITLPAEVADLAETVVEFLNQFENGELDDYSYWNHTAAAREKYRELVKNGFEGTEKNIELQKLTAYAKQMLLKTKAGIDKATELGNGLIPTYFSFEAVDWEKIVDDSGNEKLNKKGLPLVKVNSFEVSVLPHFLEGPARALKTADPETARSTYQHVRNSEIYDSKLKMYKTSGSLEDQTFDIGRARAFTPGWLERESIFMHMEFKYLLSVLKSGLYEEFYEDINYAMPPFMDAEVYGRSVLENSSFIASSVNPDSSLHGQGFVARLSGTTAEFLSIWQLMMMGKKLFDVNKEGLILKLEPILPSWLFDSEGKVHFTMLGKIQVTYHNPSRRNTFGDDGAKTSRYVLHMNGEEVEIHGGHLQESYAQAVRDGKVSRMDVYLD
- a CDS encoding response regulator, with the protein product MYKVLIADDEKNIRLGIQAMINREYPEFATSIAGDGQEALETIMENEPDIVITDIKMPRLDGIQLIKELQQRKIQSSIVILSGYDDFTYAKEAIKHKVKDYLLKPVNRIELFKTLNMIIEEMEHRQKMTYQHMDEYRASQLNYILLNPNIQQEVVEDLYRKMKIESYPHGYYVGIIEADGDVEGEDFLGKINQLILPNNSTIPFLDKDGRVTIISADIELFTRLKEHLGRDRHLVFSIGISEKEQDLRELKKTYGQAATALKYHFLYPRRQIILFENVKGKPDVPLLPVDLINRISNMLGTERENEIKTNLRQVMDFDIIAHSNISYLENLNREINDTIFKGFFKRLGDESLVTFELLNKIDNIYNFDSFHEYFHALEDLLMRIHEYNKQMKSVYSEQKYMDRAIAYIRENYHKDLNLAVVANYISLNYSYFSHMFKEYIGQNFVDYLKMVRVENAKKLLKESDFKILEISEMVGYKNPKQFARVFREVEGISPKEYREMNG
- a CDS encoding glycoside hydrolase family 16 protein → MEQKNQSELNKEMMALSKTDAKWSLVWEETFDLPDIDESKWNFVEAGTGFGNEESQFYTRRKENARIENGMLVIEARKEKYNGMDYTSAKLTTRGKGAWTYGRFSIRAKLPEGQGIWPAIWMMPEDMELYTGWPACGEIDIMEQIGHQPGTVYGTLHYGMPHTYTGENYTLPGNRKFSDDFHVFTLDWEPGEFRWYVDDVLYARQTEWFSKARESEKQQPGFAPFDRDFYMQLNLAVGGKWPGYPDGTTQFPQQMTVDCIKVYKREE
- a CDS encoding glycoside hydrolase family 30 protein; this translates as MELKMIQSAKNTGERFADKGNISVIDEPVQDFVLKLDPEKRYQSFMGFGGAFTEAAAYTLAQIPREERAKVINSYFNQETGLGYSLGRTHIHSCDFALENYTYVEENDTELKTFSIERENKYVLPLIKDAVKARGEGLTILSSPWSPPAWMKTNNEMNNGGKLKPEFYDTWALYYTKYIKAMESEGIPIWGITVQNEPEATQVWDSCRYSAEEERDFVKKHLGPLMEREGLDDKKIIIWDHNRDIAYERAKTILEDSEAAKYIWGTGLHWYVSEEFENLSRIHDDFPEKHLIFTEGCIEGGVQLGAWHTGERYARNIMGDINNWLEGWIDWNIVLNAQGGPNHVGNYCDAPVIVDTKTGEVHYNSSFYYIGHFSKYIKPNAVRIGHELNHESLKAVSFQNEDGSIVAVVMNDADTTESFSLSVVGKTAKADLPDHSITTFIIEN
- a CDS encoding GH1 family beta-glucosidase, whose translation is MINFSKDFIFGTATSSYQIEGAYQEDGRSLSIWDTFSRTPGKVFNMDNGDVACDHYHLYEKDIEILKTLGVDSYRFSIAWPRIFPEQGKYNEAGMDFYKKLITLLNENGIKPAVTLYHWDLPMWAHEKGGWTNRESVNWFLEYAEKCFEELDEHVEMWITHNEPWCAGFLGYHQGVHAPGHTNMEEAVKAVHHMLLSHGEAVSLLKGKFASKTPIGITLNLSPMYPASNSANDQLAANNADGYTNRWFLDPVLKGSYPPDMMNLFSKYVHSFDFIQEGDLEKISVECDFFGINYYNRSLVEFNSASDFLFKSAYSDYPKTGMGWDISPAEFKELIHRLRKEYTNLPIYITENGSAFDDHVSEDHRVHDSERQDYVEKHIRAVAELNEEGMNIAGYYLWSLLDNFEWAFGYDKRFGITYVDFETQERILKDSGHRYAEIIRNRSI